GGACTTCTTCGGCGAATTCTCGCTACGCCAGCTCGGCGGCGCCGGCCTCGTCGAGCTGAAGGCCTCACCTTACACCGTGGAGCGCAGCGCGTCCGACATCGCCGACGCGCCGGGCGACGCCATCTGCGTCTACCAGCAGCTCGGCAGCGGCGGCTGGTTCGGCGGCATGCGCGGAAACGACTTCGCGATCGCCAATGGCAGCTTCGCCACCAGCCATACCGACCTGCCCTATCGCACCGCGCCCTCGGGCGCCGGCGGCTTCCACCTGCGCGTCCTGAAGATCCCGCTCAGCAGCATCCCGGTGCAGGACAGACGCATGCGCGAGCTTTCGCCCCGGACGTTCGGCGATCCGACCCTTGCGCCCCTGCTCGGTGCCTGCTTTGCAGATCTCAATGAGGCCGCTGACGACGTCGCTCTCGACGCGACGTCCCTCGTGCAAGCCCTCGCCCATCTCGCCCTCATCGAGCGCGGCATCGTGCGGCCCGGCGGCCGGCGCGGACAGGCCGCGCTGCGGACTGCCCGGCTGTCGCAGGCCCGACGCCTGATCGCGTACCATCTGCAAGACCCCGGTCTGGCGCCGGCGATGGTGGCTGATAAGCTCGGCGTGTCCGTGCGCCACCTGCACATGCTGTTCGAGACCGCGGAGAAGAGCTTCTCGCAGACCGTGACGGACGAACGCCTGAAACAAAGCCGCCGCCTGATGCGCGAGTCGCCCCAGCGGCTGATCGCCGACATCGCGGCCGCCTGCGGCTTCGAGAGCCTGGCGACCTATTACCGGGTCTTCAACGCCGCCTACGGCATGGCCCCCGGCGACTTCCGGGCCCAGGGCTCGGATGGACGTTAGCCGCCGTTTTGGCGGCCCCGGCCGGAGCGCGCGGCTCGGCGGAAAAACCCCAGTCGCGCCCGCTATTTGGCAAAAACCTCAGGTTTTTTAGGGTCTTCCCGCGCCCGCTCCATTGACTTTGGCCGATTCCCGCCTATGTTCCGAGGCGACGCGGCTCAGATCGAAGAGCGATTCCTGAGCGTCGCGCTTTGTCCGCGTGAGTCAGCACCCCCAGCTTCTTTGAGAGCGCGCCGTTTCGGGGTGGAACGCGACAGCCTTAATCACCCTCGATTCCGAACGGCGGTTTCGACCAGAGGCTCAATGTCCTTTTCAAATCTCGGACTGTCCGAAAAAGTCCTCGCCGCAGTGGCGGCCACCGGTTACACCACCCCCACCCCCATTCAGGAACAGGCGATCCCCCACGTCCTCGCACGCAAGGACGTGCTCGGCATCGCCCAGACCGGCACCGGCAAGACCGCGGCCTTCGTGCTGCCGATGCTCACCATCCTCGAGAAGGGGCGCGCCCGGGCCCGCATGCCGCGCACTCTGATCCTCGAGCCGACTCGCGAGCTCGCGGCCCAGGTCAAGGAAAACTTCGACCGTTACGGTGCCGGCCAGAAGCTCAACGTCGCGCTCCTGATCGGCGGCGTCTCCTTCGGCGACCAGGATGCCAAGCTGACGCGCGGTGTGGACGTGCTGATCGCAACCCCCGGCCGCCTGCTCGACCACACCGAGCGCGGCGGCCTGCTGCTCACCGGCGTCGAGCTGCTCGTCATCGACGAAGCCGACCGCATGCTGGACATGGGCTTCATTCCCGACATCGAGCGCGTCTGTAAGCTCGTCCCGTTCACGCGCCAGACCCTGTTCTTCACCGCGACCATGCCGCCGGAAATCCGGCGCATCACCGAGACCTTCCTGCACAATCCGCAGAAGGTCGAAGTGTCCAAGCCCGCGACCACCGCGGTGACCGTCACGCAGGTCCAGGTGCCCGCCGGGCGCGAGGCGCACGAGAAGCGCGAGCTGCTGCGCCGCCTGCTGCGCGAAGCCAAGGATCTCAAGAACGCGATCATCTTCTGCAATCGCAAGCGTGAAGTGGCGATCGTTCACAAATCGCTTCAGAAGCACGGGTTCAGCGTCGGAGCCCTGCACGGCGACATGGACCAGTCGGCTCGCACGGCCGCACTCGAGCAATTCCGCAAGGGCGAGTTGCCGTTGCTCGTCGCCTCCGACGTCGCCGCCCGCGGCCTCGACATTCCCGAGGTCAGCCACGTCTACAATTTCGACGTTCCCCATCACGCGGACGATTACGTTCACCGCATCGGCCGCACCGGCCGCGCCGGCCGCACCGGCACCGCGATCTCGATCGTGACGCGGCTCGACCAGAAGTCGATGGCAGCGATCGAGAAGCTGATCGGACAGAGCATTCCGCTCGCCGAGGGCGATTTTGAAATCCACGCCGAAGCCTCCGATGCGACCGAACGTCCGCGCGAGTCGCGTGGCCGCGAACGTTCACGCGGTGGGCGCGGCAAGCCGCAGCGCGGCCGCGACCGTGAGCGCAGCCACGAGCCGCGCGAGGCGCTGGGTGAGGCAAGACATGCTTCCGAAGCAAGACCTGCCTCCGAGGCCGGACATGCCCCCGAAGCCAGGAGTCCTTCGGAGGCACGACAGCCCGCTGAAGCAAGGCATCGCCCCAGCGACAAGCGCAGGACGGAGTCGCGACACGACGCCCGCCAGCAAGCCAATCCGTCGCATGTACCGTCAATCGGCCGTCCCGAGCCCCGCCGCCAACGCGAGGCCGACAGCGAGCCGGGCGATCACTCGCATCTGCCGGCGTTTCTGCTGCGGCCGGTCCGCTCTCCCGCCGGAGCCTGAAGCGCGACGCGCTCCAGGTTTCGGTTGAGCAAACCCGCCCTACAAGTTTCTAGATTTATTCGTGGACGTATATTTACGGGGCGTTCACGATCGTCCGTTAGCCTACGAACATAATTTAAGCATTGCTGCGGTCGATTGCGCCCCGACCGCCGTGGGGTATGTTCCGTGGTCAAGGTTCTCGACGAACACGAACGCACGATGGCGTTCGCCGAAGTGGCGCTCGGCCAGATCCGATCGCTGCGACAGACGGCAATTCCCCGCAATTACGAGATCTGGTACGTCTACGCCACCGGCTACAACGCACCGCTCAATAAGATCGTCAACGAGACGCTGGCGCGCAGCGGCAAGCTGACTGAAGCCGATCTCGAGCAGATCTACGAGACCTATCTCTCCCACATCAAGACCACCGACCGTATCGACAAGGTCGGCGCGCGCGTCATCGGCGAGATCGACGACGTGATGAAGGTCCTGGGCGATGCACTCGGCATGACCGGCTCCTACGATGCCAGCCTGTCGGGCGCCACCGAAAAACTCTCGTCGGCCAGGAGTCGCGAGCAGATCAGGTCGATCGTCGAAGCGCTGCTGCGTTCGACCAGCGAGATGCGTGAGACCAACAAGGCGCTGGAAGACCGGCTGACGTTGTCGAAGAACGAGATCAGCAATCTCCAGCAGAGCCTGGAGGCGATCCGCGCCGAGAGCCTGACCGACCCGCTCACGGGACTTGGCAACCGCAAATA
The nucleotide sequence above comes from Bradyrhizobium sp. NDS-1. Encoded proteins:
- a CDS encoding AraC family transcriptional regulator, producing the protein MYRWCTDEVEPNDRFDYWREVRSKGLFGVTAELERERRADFFGEFSLRQLGGAGLVELKASPYTVERSASDIADAPGDAICVYQQLGSGGWFGGMRGNDFAIANGSFATSHTDLPYRTAPSGAGGFHLRVLKIPLSSIPVQDRRMRELSPRTFGDPTLAPLLGACFADLNEAADDVALDATSLVQALAHLALIERGIVRPGGRRGQAALRTARLSQARRLIAYHLQDPGLAPAMVADKLGVSVRHLHMLFETAEKSFSQTVTDERLKQSRRLMRESPQRLIADIAAACGFESLATYYRVFNAAYGMAPGDFRAQGSDGR
- a CDS encoding DEAD/DEAH box helicase; this encodes MSFSNLGLSEKVLAAVAATGYTTPTPIQEQAIPHVLARKDVLGIAQTGTGKTAAFVLPMLTILEKGRARARMPRTLILEPTRELAAQVKENFDRYGAGQKLNVALLIGGVSFGDQDAKLTRGVDVLIATPGRLLDHTERGGLLLTGVELLVIDEADRMLDMGFIPDIERVCKLVPFTRQTLFFTATMPPEIRRITETFLHNPQKVEVSKPATTAVTVTQVQVPAGREAHEKRELLRRLLREAKDLKNAIIFCNRKREVAIVHKSLQKHGFSVGALHGDMDQSARTAALEQFRKGELPLLVASDVAARGLDIPEVSHVYNFDVPHHADDYVHRIGRTGRAGRTGTAISIVTRLDQKSMAAIEKLIGQSIPLAEGDFEIHAEASDATERPRESRGRERSRGGRGKPQRGRDRERSHEPREALGEARHASEARPASEAGHAPEARSPSEARQPAEARHRPSDKRRTESRHDARQQANPSHVPSIGRPEPRRQREADSEPGDHSHLPAFLLRPVRSPAGA
- a CDS encoding GGDEF domain-containing protein, translating into MVKVLDEHERTMAFAEVALGQIRSLRQTAIPRNYEIWYVYATGYNAPLNKIVNETLARSGKLTEADLEQIYETYLSHIKTTDRIDKVGARVIGEIDDVMKVLGDALGMTGSYDASLSGATEKLSSARSREQIRSIVEALLRSTSEMRETNKALEDRLTLSKNEISNLQQSLEAIRAESLTDPLTGLGNRKYFDRMIGMAVQNALASGEPLSLLLFDIDHFKSFNDSYGHLTGDQVLRLVGLSLKQTIKGQDITARYGGEEFAVVLPNTALRQALTVADHIRRAVMAKELKKKSTGEILGRVTISVGVSMLKQGDDTDALIERADACLYAAKRNGRNRVICEADPEYAVETHSRVA